GAGGAACTGCCACGCGATGCAGAAACAATGTTGCCAGCAGCTGGCGCAGATTCCCAAGCAGCTCCGGTATCCTGCTATACATAGCGTGGTGCAGGCCATCAtcatgcaacaacaacaacaacaattctTCCCACCTCAGCAGCAGCAGGTGGATCAAGGCTTCTTCCAGCCTCAGCCACAACAGGTGGTCCAGAGCTTCATCCAACCACAACAACTAGCTCAGTTCGAGGCGATGAGGAAGTTTGCGCTCCAGACCCTGCCAACGATGTGTAATGTGCAGGTCCCGCCGTACTACCCCACCGTCCCGTCCAGCCGCGTCTTTCCCTTTTGAGAAGAATACAAGAGCTCTAGTACTAGATAGATGGATCACCGTTATTTCATCAATGGACCGATCGATGTAACGGTGAAAAATAAAGTGGCATGTGCTAAGATGTTTGACCCCCGGCCAGTACTAGTCTAAACCTGGTAATAAAAGATAAACATAGTTCTTGTCCGCATAATATTGCTTGTCCCTGTTCCATTTCACGGGCATATTTAGATGTTCATTCATAGTCACAATCTTATGCATGAAAATTAATCAGAACATAATGGAATGGCTGCAAAGCTTGGGTTGAGTTGAAGTACCATTAAAGTAAGGAGTACGCAAAATTAACTCTTTAATGGCGAGGCTTATGAGTTGCAACTTGCAATGGTCTTGACTAGAGTACATCAGGAACAACTAAAGATTTAAGACGCTGAGATAGATTAGTACGTAGTAACATCATCATCCAAAGTTATATAAGTAAATTTGATCATACAAAATACTACTTACTACGCATGACTACACGTACAATGCACATTTCACCATAGGCATCACAAGAAGTATGTAAACAGAAAAAATAATATATCTGTTGTAGTATGAAAAGTGTAAACACTAAATGATAAAAAAGCGTGCCTATACAAATAGAGGCGCACTACAAGTGTACAAGTGATAAGTAGTGAGAAGGAAAATTTATGAATAGAACATGGGATATGAAGGAAGCATGAACTGATGACCAAATTATGTTATTGTGAAGCAGCATTTCACTGGTTGAACCGAACGTCACTCCATAATCATCTCAGTAAACAATTTCCAAATGCAATATGCCATTCGAGGTGGCCAGCGTGATATTTTTAATTTTACCATAAACAACATCTAATAATCATTCAGGTGTTAATTGTAGGGTACTTGGATTAGGGAACAAGTCATCATCAGAAGATCTAGATGAGCACCTTTGCTCCATATTGCACAACCACTTTGTATCACCTACCGAGCAGCAATGTCTTCGATGAGTGAATTTTAAGTGGCTGATATGCGAAAAAACATCTGTGCCTATCAATCACTTATTACAAAATTATTAGGGAGTTAATAAGGTTTCTTCAGATAAGGTACTATAGTTTTTCTATACAATCTAGGATTTTGGTAACAAAAATAGTCGACGTTGAAATCAGTGTGGCTGCCGTCCAGCAGTAATATGTAGTTGCAGGAAGATATGGGAGATGATCTCTTCCCATGTTCAAAATAAATATCAGATTTCTAAAACTTAATAAGATCAGGCCTAATGGTCTTTTCATTTCACTGCCATATTAGTAGGAAGTAAGTTTACAACGAAACCCTAATGATAAAGAAAAATGTATATTCATATTGGCATATACACCAAGTGCAAATAATTGCAGAGTACATCGCTAAATGATTGATCCCACACTTAGACATGCAGAGCTTCTAGGTTAAAAGAATAATAATCTCTACAGTAAGTCCTATTTACCATCCATTTGCATTAAGCAAGCTTACCTTTATAACTAGAATTAACGGTAGTGATGTTGACCATCGTCATATTATCTTGTTGACATTTTTACAGGCTTTCTACACCTCCAACTATATAGTATCGGATGCCATCATATTTTGGGACTATCTTCTCCTCTCCAACTTTTTGGGTCCATAACCTTCAGAGCGAGGTTTTACTAATATCAGGATAAATCAAAGAATAAAAGAACAAAATCTTCATAATTGCAAATCCTGTTTTATAGGAAGAGAAAATTAAGCAGGCACGTTACCTTTGCATTAAACAGGAACAACCTTTTTCTTAATCTAGCAGCATCACCCACTATTGATCTGCCGCTTGTTTTGGCTTAAACATCATAGATAAAAGAAATGAACACCGAGAGTTATCCTCTGATAGTTCTTTAGTCTTTCTGCATCAGAAAATTTGCAATAGTAGTCTTTTGCTGCTCGTTTATACAAGAGGACATTGTGAATTTATGTTTTAATCACTATCTCATAAACTAACATGTTTTTCTACTCAGGCCAACCAGGCAACTTAACCTGAACTTAATCAGGATATCAGAAATTATCAGACTACACGCGGATCGAAATAAAAACGCAATCACTTATGCGAAGATGCAGCCTCAGTCCACTATAGACCATAACAGCTAAGCGGATATTAAGAACAAAGTACATAGAAGGAAAGTGACTATTTTAGAGAGATTATAACAATTGACTATTTTAGAGAGATTATAACAATCTCATCTGGCTGGAATAAAACATGGTAAAAAAGATTGTATTAGAATTCGCTACGCTTCTTGTGGAAAGAACACATGTATATACATAACTTCCCTGTTCACAGTCAGAAGCCATTATCACTGTAAATGCAACTTGGTCCACCTTTCCTCACCCAACGAAGATTAAAAGAAACACAGATATGAACTCAATGAAAGAATGGAAGACTGATTTTCTACAAGCAAGTATCTTGCATTTATTATACCAGCAGGAGGGCCAGATGACAAGGAACTAATCAGCTATAACTTCCTAGGAACTGTACTCATACACAATGTATCAACTACTCAACTGTCGCTGACTGAAGTGTAAAATTGATACCTTGCAGGAAGCGATTTTATTTGCTCCTGGTATTTGCCTTTACACGAAAACAGAGACATCATCAACAAACTAGTTGAAGATTCAAGTGAGATTCTCTTCCCGTCAACTTTATCCAAATAATTTCCAGCCTTGACGATCTCACCTTTTTCCAACAGCATTCTGATGATATCATTTAACAGAATAGAGGTCGGAGCACAACCACTCCTCTCCATTGATGAAAACATCTGATCATCTTCTTCCATCGATCCTTGTTTCAGAAGATTTGTTATCATTATTTcataagtagaagcattaggtacCAATCCGTTGGCAGGTATcgcggtaaacagatcgctagctTCTTCTCTTCTCCGAGCCCTGTACATTGCATTAATCATGGTATTGAACGTTGCAATATTGAGCTTCACGTTTGTTGCACCCAATTTCTGGAACAGGACGATTGCTTCATCAGTGCAATTGTCTCCACAAAGTCCTCCCAGAATTACACTGTATGTGGAAGCGCTCGCCGTCATTCCACTTTCGATCACCGCAAGGGCAATTTCTGCAGCTTCTTTGCTTCTTCCATGCTTGCAAAGGGATACCATGAATGAGGTGCATGTAGCAATATTTGGTATAACGCCCCGGCATGTCATTTCTCTAAACATTTTAACTGCCTCTTCCCACAAGCCCAGCGAGGAATATCCATGGATCATGGAATTATACGTCACGTTGTTGGGTCGAACACCACTATCGACCATGTGCCGAAGGAGCGACTCTGCCTTGTCCATTGCTCTGGCCTTGCACAACGCATCGATAACCGAGGTATACGTGACCACATTAGGCTTAACCCGTTGCCGCACCATTTCAACGAACAGATCGCATGCCTCACTTACTTTGCCTTCTTTACAGAATCCGTGGATGACGGTGCTATATGCCACCGTGTTGGGGGAGCATCGACCTCCTTGTCTCACCATCATCCGGAGCAGGTCAAGCGCTCGCTGGCTCCTGCTATCGTCACATAGGAACTTCAGAACGAGGGAGTATGACAGGACATCAGGTGCGCAGCCGAGTTCAGGCATCCTACGGAGCAGCACGTCGACAGCCTCGTCGGCCCGTTTCGCGCCGCAGAGGCACTTGATGAGGGTGTAGGCGTCGATGCCGTTTGTCTTGAGGCCCGTCCTGAGGAGGCGGCCGAAGAAGGCGAGCCCCAGGTCCGGGCGGCCGGCGCGGCAGCAGCAGTCCATGAGGATTCTGTAGGCACGGGCTGTGAGAGGCGCCACCCGCGGGCCGGCTACTTCTCGGCACACGCGGTTGAAGAGGGCCACGGCGAGCGCTCGGCCGTCTCTGCAGGCGGAGGAGTCCGGCGCGCGGGCGAGGGCGGCGAGGAAGCCGTCCAGGACGGGCGCGCGGGCCGGGGTGTCCTGGTGCAGCAATTCGTCGAACAGGTGGTGCGCGTCCTCCGGGCTGAGCGTCCCGGCGCGGACGCGCTCCGTGGCCTCGGCAAGGGCGGCGTCGGGATCCCAGCGGCGTGAAGGCTGCGAGGTGCAggagcggcggaggaggaggcgggagTACATCGGCGGCGTGGTGGAGTAGAGGTGACGCATCAAGCATGAAGTCGGAGTGAGTCTTTCTTTTTTTGTTGAAGTGAAGTGGGACTAGTgagtctttttttttcttttttttttgatactAATATCTGGAATATATTACGAAAGGAAAACAAGATAATACAAGAACTGTCTAGATAAAAGACAGCTGTCCCCAAACTTCAGAAAGAACCCTAGACAAACTGAAAATACAAAAAGGCCCTTGGGATCTTCTGGAACATCCAAGATCTGCCACCGCCTGAGCCAACGCGTCGACCTCGCCGGAGCGGAAGAAGAGGCGTCGCCGGCCGCAGCTGTATTGCCGGAAAGATGCTGAAGAGGAATAAACCTCGTTGAAGTCGCCGCAGTTTCCACCCGACGCGGACGCCGGGATCTGAAGAAGGTTGACCGTAGATCGGCGGGGGACACGCCCCGCATCTCGCCGGCAGTCAGGCCAGACCAACTGGCCGGAGCCAGCAGCAAAGCCTGCAGTAGCTTGTGCCGAAGAAGAGGAAGCAGCTGAAGAAACACCTCGACATCACGAGGTGCCTGGACTCCTGTACACGGACGCCGAGGATCTGGGAGACCAGAACCACCGCCCCCGTCCTCCACACGCTTGCCAGCGCCGACGGAGCAACCGACGCAAGCACGAGGAAGCAGCCGGGAGGACCAAAACTCGCAAGATGGTGAAGCCCACCTCGCCAGGACCACACCCACGAGACCAACGCCGAAAGCTCGCCAGCAGAGCCCCGAAGGGCGCCGCCGAGGTGAGGATCGAGCACCAGCACCATAACTCCAgagcaccgccgccgccaccacctcgcCAGCGCCGCCCGGGGAACCTAACCTACTATGTACACGCACGGTCAGATCCGGAGCTCCCCTCCACCTCACAGTGCCCACATGGCCACCGGAGGCGAAGGGGAGCGGCGAATCCGCCGGCGAGACCAAGAACTTTGGAGTCTCTCCCTCGATCTACTGTAGCGAGGCGAGAGCTCTGGAGGGGAAAAGTGTAACGTGTGCGTGGGACTAGTGAGTCTTGACGCTGCGTGAAGAGAGCCGTTTTTTTTCTTGGAGCCTCAAGTCCAGGGCcagtcctatacaccgaccaggtcgatgCCGATGCGGTCGCCGCACACCCTGGTCGGGTACTGGCCCTAGCCCTTTTTTCTCTTtcgttttctctttttctttttttattttgtttttctgttttctgttttattttcttttctttctgtttATTATTTTTGTTCAAATTGAAAAAGTCTATATacgaaaaatgtttaaattttaaaaacgtttaaatttgagaattactaaaatttgaaaattgttcaaatatgaaaactgttcaaattcaaaaattgttcaaatttgaaaatcgttcatattcgaaatttgttcaaatatgaaatttgttcaaatttgaaaattgttctaatatgaaaatcgttcagattcgaaaattgttcaaatataaaatttgttcaaattcaaaaatgttcaaatttggaaattgttcatagaaaaaaataaatttttgttcaaatctgaaaaatgttcagattatTTAAAAGTGATTTCTTATTAATTTTATAAATATTAAAATTTgacaaatgttcaaatttaaaaaagatttcttttaaaaaaagaaaacaaacagcagaaaacaaaaagAAATGAAAAAAAACGGCTTACCTGATATTGGGCTACGGCCCAGTTGGTAACGCGGGGCAGCGGGGTGTGCGGTAACCGGATCGGCACCGACCAGCTTGGTGGATAGCACCTCCCAAGTCCAGTGCAATGGATGCCGATTATAATTGAGCTTCCTTCTCACTCAGGCTCGGTCCAACATGCAGTGCTGTGAAGATCGGCCTGTTTGCCGTTTTTTTAGATTCACATGGAGACATCCTCTCCAGTTCCATTTATATCATAAACGAAACCAGCGTTTAGAGAACCGAAttcgaaaacagaaaaaagcaggaGGACACTCGAAACAAAAGCCGCAGCTTCTGAACCAGAATGAAGTGGGAGTGAGTCTTGACGCTGCATGAGAGACCCGTTTGCCGTTTTGGGTTCTGCAACCCACCACCGCTGGCACCGGTCAGGCTCTCTATCCGGTCTCCGCCACGGGCCGCTGGCGCCGGCGGGAGTGCTCCGTCGCACGCTGCCTCTGCGTCGATCGGCGGAACGTAGCACCGCGTCGGGAGCTGCCATGACCGGCGGCTGGTCTGCGGAAGCCACCGCCCCCTCCTAGTGCCTGGCGCGGTCATCCACTCTCCTTCGCGGCCTCGACGCATATTGATGGTATCACTCTTCCTTCTCAATTTCACGCCTT
This Lolium perenne isolate Kyuss_39 chromosome 1, Kyuss_2.0, whole genome shotgun sequence DNA region includes the following protein-coding sequences:
- the LOC127345492 gene encoding uncharacterized protein, with translation MRHLYSTTPPMYSRLLLRRSCTSQPSRRWDPDAALAEATERVRAGTLSPEDAHHLFDELLHQDTPARAPVLDGFLAALARAPDSSACRDGRALAVALFNRVCREVAGPRVAPLTARAYRILMDCCCRAGRPDLGLAFFGRLLRTGLKTNGIDAYTLIKCLCGAKRADEAVDVLLRRMPELGCAPDVLSYSLVLKFLCDDSRSQRALDLLRMMVRQGGRCSPNTVAYSTVIHGFCKEGKVSEACDLFVEMVRQRVKPNVVTYTSVIDALCKARAMDKAESLLRHMVDSGVRPNNVTYNSMIHGYSSLGLWEEAVKMFREMTCRGVIPNIATCTSFMVSLCKHGRSKEAAEIALAVIESGMTASASTYSVILGGLCGDNCTDEAIVLFQKLGATNVKLNIATFNTMINAMYRARRREEASDLFTAIPANGLVPNASTYEIMITNLLKQGSMEEDDQMFSSMERSGCAPTSILLNDIIRMLLEKGEIVKAGNYLDKVDGKRISLESSTSLLMMSLFSCKGKYQEQIKSLPARYQFYTSVSDS